A segment of the Bacteroidia bacterium genome:
TGCAGGAAATAATTCTTGCAAAGGTAACAAGGCAAACAAGCGTTGGTCAAGGTAGGGGTGTGGGGTAGTAACAATATCCGTGCAAATAACTTCTTGGTTGTAGTCTAAAATATCCAAGTCTATTATACGCGGTTGCCATTTATGTTCTGAACGTACTCTGCCCATACCTTCCTCAATAGCTAACAAGTATCGCATAAGTGTATCAGCAGTTAAAAGTGTTTGCACTTGTACACAAGCATTCAAAAAATCCTCTTG
Coding sequences within it:
- the folK gene encoding 2-amino-4-hydroxy-6-hydroxymethyldihydropteridine diphosphokinase is translated as MKQVFIGLGSNIGNKHKHLHTAIGHIQAIPQTTLIAVSTFYVTPAWGNIHQEDFLNACVQVQTLLTADTLMRYLLAIEEGMGRVRSEHKWQPRIIDLDILDYNQEVICTDIVTTPHPYLDQRLFALLPLQELFPAYIHPVLRISIQEMIENIKSNPSREAYNLTKS